Proteins from one Pontibacter korlensis genomic window:
- the polA gene encoding DNA polymerase I: MSESRKKLFLLDALALIYRAHFAFSKNPRINSKGMNTGAALGFTNTLVEVLQKEQPTHIGVAFDSAAKTFRHDNFADYKANRQAQPEDISIAIPYCKKIVEAFNIPVLIMDGYEADDIIGTLAQKAEKAGFDVYMMTPDKDYCQLVTDHIFLYKPAFMGNAIEVLDVQKVLDKWEIERVEQVIDILGLQGDAVDNIPGIPGIGEKTAKSLIQRFGSVENLLANTDQLKGKQKENVEKFADQGMMSKELATIHCDVPIEFSEEGLHYDGPNEEQVTELFAELEFRQLTQRVLGKSLGEAAVAAPAAKGGRKGKAASVNQTSLFDAPAAAAEAAVAEEAAPAIMQSINTTLHDYHLINTPELRQNLVQYLLKQDEISWDTETTSIDAITARLVGMSFCYRPGEAYYVPVPHNNLEEAQSILEEFRPVLENPNIAKVGQNIKYDVLVLKKYKVEVQGPIFDTMLAHYLLEPEMRHNMDVLAETYLNYSPVPITDLIGAKGKNQKTMADLEPEEVKDYACEDADITLRLKHHFEPLLQEQGLMRLFSDIENPLVQVLADVEHEGVRIDADALADYSTQLESEIINIEKRIFEIAGEQFNIGSPKQLGEILFDKLELHGKSKIKKTKTGQYATGEEILIKMAPEHEVVRLILDHRQLTKLKSTYVDALPQLVCDLDGRIHTSFNQAVTATGRLSSTNPNLQNIPIRTDRGREIRKAFVARDNKHQIISADYSQIELRIMADFSGDPTMKEAFRNGIDVHSSTASKVFHVPLEQVDGEMRRKAKMVNFGIIYGISAFGLAERLGIPRREAADIIEAYFQEFPAIKEYMDSTIEKARELEYAETLLGRRRYLRDINSRNQTVRAFAERNAINAPIQGTAADIIKIAMINIHDYLHQEKLQTRMILQVHDELLFDAPKEEVEIVTPKIVELMTNALPLSVPMEVGLGVGDNWLEAH; encoded by the coding sequence ATGAGCGAATCACGTAAGAAACTGTTTCTGTTAGATGCCCTGGCATTAATATACCGCGCGCACTTTGCCTTCAGTAAGAACCCGCGTATTAACTCCAAAGGCATGAACACTGGCGCTGCCCTTGGCTTTACCAACACATTAGTAGAGGTACTGCAGAAGGAACAGCCTACTCATATAGGCGTAGCCTTCGACTCGGCAGCCAAAACTTTCCGCCACGATAACTTCGCCGATTACAAGGCAAACCGTCAGGCGCAACCAGAAGACATCTCCATAGCCATACCTTACTGCAAGAAGATTGTAGAAGCTTTCAACATACCTGTTCTGATTATGGATGGCTACGAGGCCGACGACATTATCGGGACACTGGCACAGAAAGCCGAGAAAGCAGGCTTTGACGTGTACATGATGACACCCGACAAAGACTACTGCCAGCTAGTTACAGACCATATTTTCCTTTACAAGCCTGCCTTTATGGGCAATGCCATCGAAGTATTGGATGTACAAAAGGTGCTGGATAAATGGGAGATTGAGCGCGTGGAGCAGGTAATAGACATCCTGGGCCTGCAAGGTGATGCCGTGGACAATATTCCGGGTATACCAGGCATAGGCGAGAAAACAGCCAAGTCGCTAATTCAGCGCTTTGGCTCTGTAGAGAACCTGCTTGCTAACACCGACCAGCTGAAAGGCAAGCAGAAAGAGAACGTGGAGAAGTTTGCAGACCAGGGGATGATGTCTAAAGAACTGGCCACCATACACTGCGATGTACCAATTGAGTTCAGTGAAGAAGGCTTGCATTACGATGGGCCGAATGAAGAGCAGGTAACGGAGCTTTTTGCTGAGTTGGAGTTTCGCCAACTGACACAGCGTGTGCTGGGTAAAAGCTTAGGCGAAGCTGCCGTTGCCGCACCTGCCGCCAAAGGTGGCAGAAAAGGCAAAGCCGCTTCTGTTAACCAAACCTCGTTGTTTGATGCGCCTGCAGCGGCTGCAGAGGCAGCCGTAGCCGAAGAGGCAGCTCCGGCAATCATGCAAAGTATAAACACGACGCTACACGACTACCACCTCATTAATACGCCGGAGCTGCGCCAAAACCTGGTCCAGTACCTGCTAAAACAGGACGAGATTTCGTGGGACACTGAGACCACTAGTATAGACGCTATTACAGCGAGATTGGTAGGTATGTCGTTCTGCTACCGCCCTGGTGAGGCATATTATGTACCTGTGCCACACAATAACCTGGAGGAGGCACAAAGTATACTTGAGGAGTTCCGGCCAGTGCTGGAAAACCCAAACATTGCTAAGGTTGGCCAGAATATCAAGTATGATGTTCTGGTGCTGAAGAAGTATAAAGTAGAGGTGCAGGGGCCGATTTTCGATACCATGCTGGCACATTACCTGCTGGAGCCTGAAATGCGCCACAACATGGATGTACTGGCCGAAACTTACCTCAACTATAGCCCAGTTCCTATCACCGACTTGATCGGTGCGAAAGGCAAGAACCAGAAAACCATGGCCGACCTGGAGCCGGAAGAGGTAAAGGATTATGCCTGTGAGGATGCTGACATCACGCTGCGCCTGAAGCATCACTTTGAGCCACTACTACAGGAGCAAGGCCTTATGAGGCTGTTCAGCGATATAGAGAACCCGCTAGTGCAGGTGCTGGCTGATGTAGAGCATGAGGGTGTTCGCATAGATGCTGATGCCTTGGCCGATTACTCTACACAGCTGGAGAGCGAAATTATCAACATTGAAAAACGCATTTTCGAAATTGCCGGAGAGCAGTTTAACATCGGCTCACCTAAGCAGCTCGGCGAGATTCTTTTCGATAAGTTAGAGTTACATGGCAAGTCTAAGATCAAAAAGACCAAGACAGGCCAGTATGCTACCGGAGAGGAGATTCTTATCAAGATGGCTCCTGAGCATGAGGTTGTGCGCCTGATTTTGGACCATCGCCAGCTCACAAAGCTGAAATCGACCTATGTGGATGCGCTGCCGCAGCTGGTGTGCGACCTGGACGGGCGTATTCATACTTCCTTTAACCAAGCAGTTACTGCCACAGGCCGCCTCAGTTCCACAAATCCGAACCTTCAGAACATTCCTATCCGCACCGACCGTGGGCGTGAGATACGCAAAGCTTTTGTTGCCCGGGATAACAAGCATCAGATCATCTCTGCTGACTACTCACAGATCGAGCTGCGCATTATGGCTGATTTTAGCGGCGACCCAACTATGAAAGAGGCTTTCAGAAACGGTATTGATGTGCACTCCTCCACCGCCAGCAAAGTGTTTCATGTGCCGTTGGAGCAGGTAGACGGCGAGATGCGCCGCAAAGCCAAAATGGTGAACTTCGGCATCATTTATGGCATTTCGGCCTTCGGTTTGGCTGAGCGTCTGGGTATACCTCGCCGCGAAGCTGCCGATATCATTGAAGCCTACTTCCAGGAGTTCCCGGCTATAAAGGAATACATGGATAGCACCATCGAAAAAGCTCGTGAACTGGAGTATGCCGAAACGCTGCTAGGCCGCCGCCGTTACCTTCGCGATATAAACTCGCGCAACCAAACAGTACGCGCCTTTGCCGAGCGTAACGCTATCAACGCGCCTATACAGGGTACAGCTGCCGACATTATCAAGATCGCTATGATTAACATACATGATTACCTGCACCAGGAGAAGCTGCAAACGCGCATGATTCTGCAGGTGCATGACGAACTCCTGTTTGATGCACCGAAGGAAGAGGTAGAAATCGTGACGCCGAAAATTGTAGAGCTAATGACAAATGCCCTACCACTCAGTGTACCAATGGAAGTTGGCCTGGGTGTAGGTGATAACTGGCTGGAAGCGCATTAA
- a CDS encoding SGNH/GDSL hydrolase family protein, with amino-acid sequence MKNLIYKTGVLAFFASALLTSCDPEIDTPSSSSGTADFSSYVAVGNSLSAGYADNGLTRPGQEASLPAILARQFEKAGGGEFEQPLFSEEQANGSGYLRLAGFTPQGQPITQRVKTGLAVRGQNEKGDTLYTKYTENINNLAIPGIKAADIKTVGYGSTQGNPYFERLTNNPSQTYLQYVQEQAQAANHTFFSVWIAENDVLGYATSGGAFESDNRYKITPVADFDAKFTELLNVLTADSQKGVLMTVPDVTSVPFFTTLGASVKQLLEANSIPGMVALTGSGRDRIPFTAAQIGAAENGIYFPLTASSYATLVGQPTGKYWRDLAKQLSPSQDPLVVRLTLAGVLANYAIDTTALFGLSAGNPLPSALVLDPTEQAKIKAATDGYNQIIKAQATARDLALFDANAYFKSIKAGFAANNVAYSPAFISGNLFSLDGIHPTPRGYAVVANEVIDVINAKYNANVPKADITQYNTVLFPGGQ; translated from the coding sequence ATGAAGAATTTAATCTATAAAACTGGTGTGCTGGCCTTTTTTGCCAGTGCGCTACTTACTAGCTGCGACCCTGAGATCGATACGCCATCATCAAGCTCAGGCACAGCAGACTTTAGTTCTTATGTTGCTGTTGGTAACTCTCTTAGTGCAGGATATGCCGATAATGGTTTAACACGTCCGGGGCAAGAGGCATCTCTCCCAGCCATTCTGGCTCGCCAGTTCGAGAAAGCTGGTGGGGGAGAATTTGAACAGCCGCTCTTCTCTGAGGAGCAGGCTAACGGCTCTGGCTACTTAAGACTAGCCGGTTTCACACCGCAGGGGCAGCCAATAACACAAAGAGTTAAAACAGGTTTGGCGGTGCGTGGGCAGAATGAGAAAGGTGACACTCTTTACACTAAATACACTGAGAACATCAACAACCTGGCAATCCCAGGTATCAAGGCGGCTGATATCAAAACAGTAGGTTATGGTAGTACGCAAGGCAACCCCTACTTTGAGCGTCTAACTAATAACCCTAGCCAAACTTACCTCCAGTATGTGCAGGAGCAAGCGCAGGCAGCTAACCATACGTTCTTCAGTGTATGGATAGCCGAGAACGATGTACTTGGTTACGCTACTTCTGGTGGTGCTTTCGAAAGCGATAACAGGTATAAAATTACTCCAGTTGCTGACTTCGATGCTAAATTTACTGAGTTACTAAATGTGTTAACAGCGGATAGTCAGAAAGGCGTGCTGATGACTGTGCCAGATGTTACCTCTGTCCCTTTCTTCACAACACTTGGCGCTTCTGTTAAGCAGCTACTGGAAGCAAACAGCATTCCGGGCATGGTAGCACTTACAGGATCAGGCAGAGACCGCATTCCGTTTACGGCTGCTCAAATTGGTGCTGCAGAAAATGGCATTTACTTCCCGCTTACAGCTTCCTCTTATGCCACTTTGGTTGGCCAACCAACAGGTAAGTACTGGAGAGACTTAGCAAAACAGCTAAGCCCAAGCCAAGACCCACTTGTGGTAAGACTTACATTAGCAGGTGTTTTGGCTAATTATGCTATTGATACTACTGCTCTGTTTGGCTTGTCAGCCGGTAATCCGCTGCCAAGTGCTTTAGTGCTAGACCCAACAGAGCAGGCTAAAATAAAAGCTGCCACAGACGGTTATAATCAAATTATCAAGGCGCAGGCTACTGCCCGTGATCTGGCTCTGTTTGATGCTAACGCTTATTTTAAATCTATAAAAGCAGGCTTTGCCGCTAATAATGTGGCCTATTCTCCTGCCTTTATTAGTGGTAACCTGTTTTCGTTGGATGGTATCCATCCAACCCCTAGAGGTTATGCAGTTGTGGCAAATGAGGTAATCGATGTTATTAACGCCAAATATAATGCTAACGTGCCGAAGGCAGATATTACTCAATATAATACAGTACTATTCCCAGGGGGTCAGTAA
- a CDS encoding OmpP1/FadL family transporter gives MKSRILALLGSTLLSASAMAGGYQVNLASQRQIGMGHTGTGIQTGTSSIFFNPGAMSYLQENGVTIGASGLISKIAYSAPESNEVTARTDNPVGTPFQVYAVYKINDKLAAGLGVYTPFGSTAKWGTEWSGRFGLEELSLSAIYFQPTLSYAITDKIGIGAGLTYVKGKVNLQRGIPIQDEAGNYGRAELDGDGTSVGYNVGIYLKPSNKLSLGINYRSQVDVDVEEGDASFTVAASLKSRFPDTKFSASLPLPATLSLGIGFMPTEALTIAVDVNRVEWSAYKSLRFDYQDAVNGSNFTENARNYEDAYIYRIGAEYKATDALALRAGAYYDSSPVQDGYLTPETPDSDARGLSVGLGYRVSDNIKLDASFLYINKKERTDASDKSGGIGGTYKAVAYIPGLALTYNF, from the coding sequence ATGAAAAGCAGAATTTTAGCCTTACTCGGGAGCACCCTTCTCTCGGCGTCGGCCATGGCCGGAGGATACCAGGTAAACCTGGCCAGCCAGAGGCAGATAGGTATGGGCCATACCGGTACTGGTATCCAAACGGGTACTTCCAGCATCTTCTTTAACCCGGGTGCAATGAGCTACCTTCAGGAAAATGGTGTGACGATTGGGGCAAGTGGACTTATTTCTAAAATTGCTTATTCAGCTCCTGAGAGTAATGAGGTTACCGCTCGAACCGATAACCCTGTGGGTACGCCGTTCCAAGTTTACGCTGTGTACAAGATTAACGATAAGCTGGCAGCTGGACTAGGCGTGTATACCCCTTTTGGCAGTACTGCCAAGTGGGGCACTGAGTGGAGCGGCCGTTTTGGCTTAGAAGAGCTGTCGCTTTCTGCTATCTACTTCCAGCCTACCTTGAGCTACGCTATCACAGACAAGATTGGTATTGGCGCCGGCCTTACCTATGTTAAAGGAAAAGTGAATCTGCAACGTGGTATTCCAATTCAAGATGAGGCGGGCAATTATGGCCGTGCTGAGCTTGATGGCGACGGAACAAGTGTTGGATACAATGTGGGTATCTACCTTAAGCCATCCAATAAGCTATCTTTGGGCATTAACTATCGCTCGCAGGTAGACGTGGATGTGGAAGAAGGTGATGCCAGCTTTACCGTGGCTGCGTCGCTTAAATCACGCTTCCCGGATACAAAATTTTCGGCTTCGCTACCACTGCCTGCCACCCTGTCGCTTGGTATTGGTTTTATGCCGACAGAGGCCTTGACCATTGCTGTAGATGTTAACCGCGTGGAGTGGAGTGCTTACAAGAGCCTGCGCTTTGATTATCAGGATGCAGTGAACGGCAGCAACTTCACGGAGAATGCTCGCAACTATGAAGATGCCTACATCTACCGTATCGGTGCAGAGTATAAAGCCACAGACGCTCTAGCTCTGCGTGCCGGTGCCTATTATGACAGTTCCCCTGTGCAGGACGGGTACCTGACGCCAGAGACACCAGACTCAGACGCACGTGGTTTGTCTGTAGGTTTAGGCTATAGAGTTTCTGATAACATCAAATTGGATGCGTCCTTTCTATACATCAACAAAAAAGAGCGTACCGATGCTTCTGACAAATCAGGAGGTATAGGCGGTACTTATAAGGCGGTAGCATACATACCTGGTCTTGCTTTAACTTATAATTTCTAG
- a CDS encoding NAD(P)/FAD-dependent oxidoreductase: MYDVIIIGGGPAGLNAAMLLGRSRRKVVVLDSGKPRNRWAIKMNGFLSSDGMNPREFIERGRAELEKYGVELVSVVVKTATYTKGEFVVNDENGKVYRSRKLLLATGLKDNLPELEGVEEMYGKSIHHCPYCDGWESRDKAIAVYGPERKGIGQALAMKNWSDDVTLYTDGTDSLRREDMELLNRNGVKVQKEKIVRLEGEEGMLQHIVLSSGEKKLQQAMFFSLGTLQQSDLGEQLGCEFTSKGVIKTKKLQHSNIPGLFVAGDAARDMQMVIVAAAEGAKAGVAINMELQEEDRK, translated from the coding sequence ATGTACGATGTTATAATTATAGGAGGAGGGCCGGCCGGCTTAAATGCAGCCATGTTGTTGGGGCGTTCGCGCCGCAAGGTAGTAGTGTTGGATAGCGGTAAACCACGCAACCGTTGGGCCATAAAAATGAACGGTTTCTTGTCTAGCGACGGCATGAACCCACGTGAATTCATAGAAAGAGGTAGAGCGGAACTGGAAAAGTACGGGGTGGAATTAGTAAGCGTAGTTGTAAAAACTGCCACCTATACTAAAGGCGAGTTTGTGGTGAACGACGAGAACGGGAAAGTATATCGTTCGCGAAAACTATTATTGGCTACTGGCTTGAAAGATAATTTGCCAGAGCTGGAGGGTGTGGAGGAAATGTACGGTAAAAGTATACACCACTGCCCATACTGCGATGGTTGGGAAAGCCGTGATAAGGCCATAGCTGTGTATGGGCCCGAGCGCAAAGGCATTGGCCAGGCATTGGCCATGAAAAACTGGAGCGACGATGTTACCCTCTACACCGACGGAACCGACAGCCTTCGCCGGGAAGACATGGAGCTTCTGAACCGGAACGGGGTAAAAGTACAGAAGGAGAAGATTGTGCGACTGGAGGGGGAGGAAGGCATGCTACAGCACATCGTGCTAAGCAGTGGCGAAAAGAAACTACAACAGGCGATGTTCTTCTCGTTGGGCACTCTACAGCAGTCTGATTTAGGTGAGCAGTTAGGCTGTGAGTTTACAAGCAAAGGAGTGATCAAAACAAAAAAGCTGCAGCACTCTAACATACCTGGACTTTTTGTGGCCGGCGACGCTGCACGTGATATGCAAATGGTGATAGTGGCTGCTGCCGAAGGCGCAAAAGCTGGCGTAGCCATCAATATGGAGCTACAGGAGGAAGATAGAAAGTAG
- a CDS encoding cyanophycinase produces the protein MESVKGKLIALGGGDDDGLIKLIKSEVCSLASRIEVIATATPEPLDAVDSANAYKDAFKELGCSNVHFMRIDEEHETDTPDNIARIREADVVFFTGGDQVRLASFLNGTELLRIMRQRYRTENIIISGTSAGAAIMSDSMIYDGYGHYSLIKGEMKTTKGCSFIKNVYIDTHFAERGRFGRLAHAVAHDPQYVGIGLSEETGIIIKEGDQVEVFGTGVVTIIDASDVKFSNVREVNENEPIAVENLKMHLLVHGYRYCLREHLFQAIPQEA, from the coding sequence ATGGAATCAGTAAAAGGAAAATTGATAGCTCTAGGAGGTGGTGACGATGATGGCCTAATTAAGCTTATCAAGTCAGAGGTGTGCAGCCTAGCATCCCGGATAGAGGTTATAGCCACAGCTACGCCTGAGCCCTTGGATGCCGTAGACTCTGCTAATGCCTACAAGGATGCCTTTAAAGAGTTAGGATGTTCCAACGTGCACTTTATGCGCATAGATGAGGAGCACGAAACAGATACTCCAGACAATATCGCACGCATCCGCGAGGCAGATGTGGTTTTCTTTACAGGAGGAGACCAGGTGCGGCTAGCGAGCTTTCTGAATGGTACGGAACTGCTCCGCATTATGCGACAGCGTTACCGTACTGAGAATATCATTATATCTGGCACCAGCGCTGGGGCTGCCATCATGTCTGATAGTATGATTTACGATGGCTATGGCCACTACTCGCTTATCAAAGGCGAAATGAAAACCACCAAAGGCTGTTCTTTTATAAAGAACGTGTACATTGATACTCACTTTGCAGAGCGTGGTCGCTTTGGTCGCTTGGCGCATGCTGTAGCCCACGACCCGCAATATGTAGGTATCGGCTTAAGCGAGGAAACAGGCATCATCATTAAAGAGGGTGATCAGGTAGAGGTGTTTGGTACAGGAGTGGTTACAATCATCGATGCCAGTGATGTAAAGTTCTCGAATGTGCGTGAGGTTAATGAAAACGAACCAATCGCAGTGGAGAACCTGAAAATGCACTTGCTGGTGCACGGTTACCGCTACTGTTTAAGAGAACACTTATTCCAGGCTATTCCGCAAGAAGCCTGA
- a CDS encoding sterol desaturase family protein, with amino-acid sequence MVTLVAIRMKVFFPKFDKVGVPLLGVAAAALLILEAKRQLRRRTRPKVERLLENGSLAATALPALRLLLLPALYGTARWSVRNHFGLLPRLTLPRWAQHMFGFVLLDYGNYLWHMLMHKSSILWRFHNVHHIDLDLDVSTAWRFHVGENFASVPFRGGVVALLGVPAPLVLFYEVIFEGCTAFHHSNLRLPYKLEKQLCKLIVTPRMHGIHHSIVQRETNSNYSVIFSWWDRLHQTLRLNVPQQEITIGVPAYQDPSEQTLSYLLRLPFQKQRAWQLPDGTVPEREELLPQNILIP; translated from the coding sequence TTGGTAACACTGGTAGCTATCAGGATGAAGGTGTTTTTCCCTAAGTTCGATAAGGTTGGTGTGCCTTTATTAGGTGTTGCAGCAGCTGCGCTATTAATACTGGAGGCGAAGCGACAGTTGCGGCGGCGCACTCGACCTAAAGTAGAGCGGCTGCTTGAGAACGGAAGCTTGGCAGCTACTGCCCTGCCTGCCCTGCGCCTGCTCTTATTGCCAGCACTTTACGGAACTGCCCGCTGGTCTGTCCGGAACCACTTTGGCTTGTTGCCCAGGCTGACTTTACCTCGTTGGGCGCAACACATGTTTGGATTTGTACTGCTGGATTATGGCAACTACCTATGGCATATGCTAATGCATAAGTCAAGCATTCTTTGGCGCTTCCACAATGTGCACCACATCGACTTAGACTTAGATGTTTCTACGGCATGGCGTTTTCATGTGGGGGAGAACTTTGCCTCTGTGCCTTTTAGGGGCGGAGTAGTGGCTTTGTTAGGAGTACCTGCGCCACTGGTGCTTTTTTATGAAGTTATTTTTGAAGGTTGTACCGCCTTCCATCATAGTAACCTGCGGCTGCCTTACAAACTGGAGAAGCAGCTATGTAAGCTTATCGTAACACCACGTATGCACGGCATTCACCATTCCATTGTACAGCGGGAGACAAACAGCAACTACTCTGTTATCTTCTCGTGGTGGGACCGCCTGCACCAGACCCTGCGCCTGAATGTGCCGCAGCAGGAGATTACCATTGGCGTACCAGCTTACCAAGATCCCTCAGAGCAAACACTTTCATACCTTCTCAGGCTACCTTTTCAAAAGCAACGGGCATGGCAACTGCCGGATGGCACTGTGCCTGAGCGGGAAGAGCTTCTGCCTCAGAACATACTAATTCCTTAA
- the arfB gene encoding alternative ribosome rescue aminoacyl-tRNA hydrolase ArfB, with translation MTKLEDRGFERELQFQASRSGGAGGQNVNKVNTKVELRFHVQQSELLTEEEKALVQEKFANRINSEGYLQVVCQTERSQLQNKELCVQRFYELLRQAFTKQKKRKATKPTHGSVRRRLESKKKQAEKKSNRNFRGGF, from the coding sequence ATGACAAAATTAGAGGATAGAGGCTTTGAGCGGGAGCTGCAGTTTCAGGCATCGCGGAGTGGTGGAGCCGGTGGACAGAACGTGAACAAAGTAAACACGAAGGTAGAGCTGCGCTTTCATGTGCAACAGTCGGAGTTGCTAACAGAAGAAGAGAAGGCACTGGTGCAGGAGAAGTTTGCCAACCGCATCAACAGCGAAGGATACTTACAGGTAGTATGCCAGACGGAGCGTAGCCAACTGCAGAACAAGGAACTATGTGTGCAGCGCTTTTATGAGTTGCTGCGGCAGGCATTTACCAAACAGAAAAAACGCAAAGCCACTAAACCAACTCACGGCAGCGTACGACGCCGGTTAGAAAGTAAGAAAAAGCAAGCCGAGAAAAAGTCTAACCGAAACTTCCGCGGCGGTTTTTAA
- a CDS encoding site-2 protease family protein yields the protein MKWSLSLGRVAGIRILVHWTFVLLLGWVAFTEAQRGSDLNTTLLAIGFILAVFFCVVLHELGHALTAKRYGINTKMITLLPIGGVASLEKMPEKPKQELMVALAGPAVNVVIALLLWLILPSLQNMPAEDFFMHITPANFLYMLLFVNVVLVLFNAIPAFPMDGGRVLRALLAFKLGRVRATQIAANLGQLLAIFFVFIGFFYNPFLILIGAFVYFGAYSENIVVQHLDFLRGHTVREGMMTNFVTLAPTDTVRDALDKLLMGAEHEFIVEEEGQVVGTLTRSQLIQAVKNEQMQIPVAQIMTVEVKTFNVHDRLSEAYTELQKSRAPLYPVLENGRLAGVINTDNINEFIMIKSALTH from the coding sequence ATGAAGTGGTCGCTTAGTTTAGGTAGAGTAGCAGGTATCAGAATACTCGTGCACTGGACGTTTGTGCTCCTGTTAGGATGGGTAGCCTTTACTGAAGCCCAGCGCGGCAGCGACTTAAACACAACTCTGCTGGCAATAGGGTTCATACTTGCTGTGTTCTTCTGCGTGGTATTGCATGAGCTGGGGCACGCGCTAACAGCAAAGCGCTACGGTATAAACACTAAGATGATTACGCTGCTGCCCATTGGCGGTGTGGCCAGCCTGGAGAAAATGCCTGAAAAGCCCAAACAAGAGTTAATGGTTGCCCTTGCAGGGCCTGCCGTAAATGTGGTGATCGCTCTTTTACTTTGGCTGATACTGCCCTCGCTCCAAAATATGCCGGCAGAGGACTTCTTTATGCACATCACACCGGCTAATTTCCTCTACATGCTGCTCTTCGTTAATGTGGTGTTGGTGCTGTTTAATGCCATACCTGCCTTCCCGATGGATGGAGGACGCGTGCTGCGGGCACTGCTGGCCTTTAAGCTGGGTCGTGTAAGGGCCACGCAGATTGCAGCAAATTTGGGCCAGCTGCTGGCTATCTTTTTTGTCTTTATTGGCTTTTTCTATAATCCCTTCCTGATCCTGATCGGGGCTTTTGTATACTTTGGGGCTTACTCAGAGAATATTGTTGTGCAACACCTGGATTTTCTGCGTGGCCACACTGTGCGCGAAGGCATGATGACCAACTTCGTAACACTTGCCCCCACCGACACCGTCCGCGATGCATTAGACAAGCTGCTGATGGGAGCCGAGCATGAGTTTATTGTGGAAGAAGAAGGCCAGGTAGTAGGCACGCTCACCCGCTCTCAACTCATACAGGCTGTTAAAAACGAGCAAATGCAAATACCTGTGGCCCAGATCATGACGGTGGAAGTAAAAACTTTTAACGTGCACGACAGGTTGTCCGAAGCCTATACCGAACTACAGAAAAGCCGTGCTCCCCTGTACCCGGTGCTCGAAAACGGCCGCCTGGCTGGCGTAATTAACACCGACAACATCAACGAATTTATCATGATCAAGTCAGCGTTGACGCACTAG
- a CDS encoding DUF1905 domain-containing protein yields MHYLEVPQEVVQALGTLNIRLICTVNCKLSFQCGLMALGEGKAYVSISKKRMQQLGVRLGDEIAVTLEKDDSQYGTEVPAEMEELLLQDEEGSRRFLLLKPGMQRYMLNHVSAVKNPQLRVDRAITLIENLKKLPEGKENFRAMLGLPPR; encoded by the coding sequence ATGCACTACCTGGAAGTGCCGCAGGAAGTAGTTCAGGCTTTGGGTACTCTCAACATCCGCCTGATTTGTACAGTTAACTGCAAACTCTCGTTCCAGTGTGGCTTAATGGCACTTGGTGAGGGCAAGGCTTATGTCAGCATCAGCAAAAAGCGCATGCAGCAGTTGGGTGTGAGGTTAGGGGATGAAATAGCTGTAACTTTAGAGAAAGACGATAGCCAGTACGGCACAGAGGTTCCAGCCGAAATGGAGGAACTGCTACTGCAGGATGAGGAAGGTAGCAGGCGATTTCTGTTGCTGAAACCCGGTATGCAACGCTACATGCTCAACCACGTGTCTGCTGTGAAGAACCCGCAGCTGCGTGTAGACCGTGCCATTACTTTAATAGAAAACCTGAAAAAGCTGCCGGAGGGTAAGGAGAATTTCCGAGCCATGCTGGGCCTTCCGCCGCGCTAA